CCGGCTCCAACTCCCAGCCCCGGGACGGCGTCCGACCTTCCGCCGCCCGATTGAGGAGCTCGTCAGTGAACGTTTGTTCCCCGGGTAGGTTCTGGCAGACGGGGACCACGTCGCCCCTGAACTGTCTCTGTGTTCAGCTCCACGGATCGAGCTCCTGGTGTCTCTCGTGctagggcaggttttctaacccttcaaTCGTCCTCACGGCTCTTCTCTGCCATTGACCAACCTCCTTCCTGAacggtggggcccagaactgggcacaggctCCCAGCAGCATCGCCCCAGGGCCGGACacggaggtaaaataacctccctgctccgcctccaggTTCCCCCACCAGCCTCTCagttctgttctttgttttctttctttacaaCAGTTGGGGGAAAGACCACGGGCTTCGCCAGTGACTGTTTAGATGACTATAATATTGGCATAAAAGACCCCGTCACTGTCACTCTTGGGAACGGCAAGTATCTAAGGATCAACACCACACGATGCAACGACACAGATAACTGTAACTCGGGCACACTGGCAGGTAAGTTATGGGTCAGTTTTTATTGTCCCTGTTTCATGGCTTGTCCACAGGAACAGTGAGACGGCGCTGAGCCGGGGTGTGAATCCAGCTCTCCGTGTGCCCCCTGCTGATGCACGTGAACAGCTCGTTCCAGCACCTTGGCAGGGCACTAGCTCAAAGCACATTAACGAACGGTTCACGCGTGTCAGCAGGGCGCACGGGGACAGCTGGGCCGTGGCAGgcagggtagatttacaccccgcCGAACCCTTACATCACCTCACCCATTGCCACAGTCGAATGGTTGATGTGGACAAGCCCCAGCAGAATCATATTTGTTACCATTTCTCCCCTTTACTGCCCCCAACGTCCATTCACTGGAATGTCATTTctgtcgccactgaaatgcctgTCGCTGGCGGGTCCCCAAACCAGGGGCTGGAACAGTCGGGGCCCTTGTGAAATCAGACGGGTGAGGGCTGCACGCGAGAGAGGGGGCAGCAGCCGGGCTGGGCTCCAGTCTAAACCTCCCTGAACCTGGCAGGCTCCACCTTCAAACTCGCTGGAGGCTCTTGGGGGGAGAATACACATAGCTGGGTGTGACCGGGGTCCCAGTGgaggccagctgtggtcactcaattagggtgaactgcaaagaatggggcagacaaaccccaacaATCTGGTGGACATgccaatacttagattcaccaaccagCATAAAACTGCTTCTCtagtaccttactggttactcagataTCCAGACAACGCAGTTCCCttcaagtgatccagcctcaggcctccatccaggtacccacgtcaaatatgatgaaaatatcTGTAactcttatttcatcatataatagaaaaggttctaccaatcccaatgGATCAGACACATCACCTGCCAGGTTAacgaatgtttcagatcttacacagatacacgctacagccaattcttattaactaaactaaaatttatgaaaaaaacaaaacaaaagagagaatatggttaaaagatcagtatacatacagccATGAGTTCAGTTCATTGAGGTGCAGATtcacagcagagatggtgagctttgtagttgcaaagagttcctttagaattcagttcataggtcatagtccaaatctcatattcagggcgtaccagcataactgggacctcagtcttgcgtctcaaacttcccctgatgacgtctaagcagatctgagatgacagaatcaggacccaagggtctATTATAAAGTTTCATGTCGTCTTTGGCAAGTTGGGCTTCCCTCCTGGAACAAAAGGTCATTAGGATGACGTTGAAGGGCGTCCATCACCGGTACTTAGctatagaattaacataaggccatttgcttgttcctccaccattcccggtacatttcaaagagagacgaATACGGAGATATCCCGTGTTTACAGTTAATTTAAATGACATCAGAATACAGCCCAGACCGGGACGAGTGATTACAATGtccaccctactcatacatatgtaaatacacgaAACAAGAAAtattatctccccacatgtcttctGTGGGCTATTTATTTTGCAGGGCGTTTAAACCTTTCTAGCCATGAGTCACACTGGGATATCGGCACCGAGGGGCACAGCTTACCCCGGGCAGAGATAGTGGGAGGAGGGGTTGCCTTGTATAGGAAAGGTGTCTGCAGCTgctctaaggtgaccagatgtcctgattttgtagggacagtcccgatttctgggtctttttcttatataggctcctattaccccccaccccgtcccgatttttcacatttgctgtctggtcaccctaacctgctCGGAGGCTGAGATGGGAATAGGAGACGGACTCATTGAAAATCTCCGAGTAAGGATTAAAGGGGGAAAACCAAGGGGGATCCATGGTAGGGTCAGCTACAGGCcagctaaccaggaagaagaggtggaggaggctttttttaaacatctaACAAAATCATGCAAAGCCCAGGACATGGTGGTGACGGGGGGACTTCAACCTCCCAGAGATcagttgggaaaataacacagccgGGCACAGATCCTCCAGTAAAGTCTGggaatcagggccggtgcaaccatttaggccacctaggcagtcgcctagtgcactaggatttggggggcggcattttcttcggcagcaaccgcggtggctggatcttcggccgccccggttgccgccagcatttaggcggagggatctggggcaggggagcacagggagggcAAGTAAGgcggggggcggcacgcaggggaactccccgccccagttcacccctgccccgcctcctccccgagcacgccatggctgcttcacttctcccgcctcccaggcttccgACGCCAATCAgtttaggtgccgcaagcctgggaggtggtagaagtgaagcagcgacggggtgctcgtgcgcggagcaggggtgagctggggcgggggggtgcctcagcgtggagggtggggagctacctcagggggggtgcctcagggcagagcaggggagctgccgtggggggggcacctcagggcgggggctcggggacgggggaaggCACAAGGTGAAAGTTTTGCCTaaggcacgaaacatccttgcactggccctgctgggaATTCCTTGCAGACAACATTTTATAGCAATCTCCCCCACCTTGCCAAGGATTCAGTGCATCCCCCAAGCCCCTCTTCCCCCATTCCTGTCCCCCCCATGCCAGGTCTGTGTATATGCCGTCTtcatccccactccccctcccctacCATCCTCCTTCTTTCTGCCTGGGAGATGAGTCATAGCGGGTGTCACCGGGTTACACCCCCGGGACGGTGAACAGAGCGGAGATGGGTGTCAATGGGACCGTTAACCAGTTGTTTGATCTGAGACAATGGCAGAGGTGGCTGGGCTGATCAGctggtggcagggggagaggggtgttTCCGATTTCTCCCAAGGATGGCAGGGTTCTGGCCCTCGGTGCCTAGAATGTGCCTGGAAATTCTGAAATTGATCGGATGTGGGATTCGGAGGTTACCCTGTGACTGACAGATGGAGCAATGCTGTTGGGCTGGGGATAGAGGCCTTTACACGCATGGGCAATGCAGGGCAGCGGGTGCACAACATGGGATAAATTAATCTGAACCCATCTCGtaaccatgtctctctctctctctctctctgggttcccagtgCCCACGGGGAGCACCACCGTGAACGGGTTGCAGTGCCCAACCTGCTTCGCTCTGAACGTCACCGTCTGCAACAGCCAAATCACCCCTTGTACTGGGGACGAGACCTATTGCATCGATTTCGCTGGGACGATACAGAATGGTAAATGCTGCCAGCTGGCCGCAGCGCGGGAGCTGCCCCGGGAATCTCACGCCTCAGGAACTCCCCAGAGAGCTGGTGAAACCTAGGGCCAGTCTACACTAGAGGCGCTACCGCGGTGAAACTGTAACCCATGAGGTGAAGACACTCTGTGCTGAcgggagagaactctcccatcGGCACAATAAAACCACCCCTGCGAGCAGCCGTAGGtacgttggtgggagaagctctcctgccgacacgGGTGCTTAGGGTGGTGTCACTTATGTTGCTCAGTGGGTGGCTTATTCGTCCCCTGAGCGCTATAGCTTATACCACCATAAaatgtagtgtagacaggcccctaGAGTCTCCCAGACCCGCGGGCTGTGCTGAGCCCTTGGGCGGTTGGGAGCCGCCAAGAGGGGTTTTTGGCCAGAGGGAAGGAGTGAGGAATTGGGAAGTTTTCCCTTCCAGACCAGCTCCCACCTCTCAGCGATGCCGCCCTGCCCCTGGCGTTATGACAGCGTGTCCCTTGCCATGGTGTAGCgatgcgggactcacccctgtggcgcctcctgctggtcatctcggggaattagctctccagcctccggagcgccctctgcaggctggtgtcctgctgccgctaggcccctgtgtccctcccgaaCCCAGTGCCTCAtaatctggggtgctgccccctggccatACACCCCTCACTCTCAGggactcccctccccggggagcccccaccccctatccccacctcgcctcagtcgtaGGCTACGGCCAGTCACCAACTcgccccgcgccctggggcagacggcagtgtcagccactcatcgcCAGCAAGCTTGGGTCTGGAGCCGCTGCCTCTCTCTGCATCCCAGTGCCTCTCTGGGGCCTTGGAcggggccctgcagcctggggcgttgccagcctggagctccccagccccgctggcctttccccagccctgcctcactccaggcACCCTGagtttcccagcagccaggcccccctctctctggaggcagagagcgactctctgtgcctctggctcGCAGCCTCTCACAGGAAccagctgggcctggctggggggtggccacagctgaggcagTTTCCCCGCTCCGCCCAGCTTTCcccgccacagccctctcccagggctgttttagctcttcagggcagggtaaccaccccgctacacaggGGAAGGGTTCTTATGTCACCGATgtagagctgggagagaacctgGGAGTCCCgacgcccagctccccccgccccccgttctaaccactagcccctagtcccctcccagggccaatgagagaacccaggaatcctaacTCCCTGTCCCCGCTTGCTTTAACCCACCAGACCCCTCCCCTagctcagagctggggagagaacccaggagtcctggctcccagcccctactgctgtaaccactagaccccactgcctttATGTTTAACGTGACTAAGCTATTGCTCAGTGCAGAAGCTTCTGTTCTCAGTGTGTGTCCAGGACTCCCAGCGCTTTGGGGTGTTTATAAAATAACTGAAGTGAGCGGTTGGGGCTGCCGGGGTCGGTGAGAGCCGGGTGTGTTCCCCGGGGGTGCCgggcgctggggaaggagctgcCCCTGGAGATCAGCTGGTTCCAAACTCCAGCTTCAGTCTCCTGCGGAGCTGCAGAAAGGGGCgcgggggaggcaggaggggaccaGACGCCCGCCCTGCCGTGGCCGGTTACAGCGAGAGCAGGGAGAGCACCGGGTGGGTGGGAACgggaggcagaggtgggaaccGCTGGATGGTGGAGACAGAGGTTCTGGGGCAGAGAAGGAACCAGAGCTGCCCCCCTCAATAACAGGCTAATTTTCCCATCAGGTACATCTTCAGATATATCAACATTTGTTGCAAAAGGCTGCGCAACTGCATCCACAAAAGACATTCCAGCTGGAATCCCCCTGGTTTCTGCATTCTCCACTTACAACTTAACAAAGGCGACCTCCAATCCTGCGGAGAAAACACCCCCCAGTggggccagcccggccctggggcgATTCTCCTTCGCCCTCTACCTGCCTGGCCTGACTGGGCTGCTGCTGGTGAAGCTGCTCGCCTGACCCCCGCCCAGCACGGCCCAAGCAGCACCTGATTCCTGCGCGTTGCAGCCCGAGCTCGGAATCGTACGTTAATTCTATTGATTATTCACAAACTCCCAGTGCTCGCTGGGAGGTCTGACAGGTTCTGGTTCCTAGATCCGTCCCAGTGTTATTAAAATTGCAGTTCAGCTGGGAACCCCGAGGGGGCTGGTCGCAGCCCTTGCACTGTAGGAAACTTCTGTGTTTCTAATGGTTGATCAGCACATTTATGAAGAGTCCCAAAGGCTgcagcccaggaagggggacAGCGGTAATACAGAATGTCCATCTGAACTGCCCCGTTCTCGCACCGCCCCTTGCGGAACAACCGGAAACGTTAGACATTATCTTCCTCCTCACCAGCACCTTCCTCCTCATCACCCGGGGCCGTGATCCGGGCACCCCCCAAACGCTGCCTCTCActcacctcctgcccacaggctGGGATACGACTTTTATAATGTTATGCTGATGTCACTGTGCCTAATGCCTATTCAGTAGGggcttctcccctcctccttaTCTGTATCTCCTCACCCTGCCGATGTCGGGGTCCCGTCTCCTGTAGGTTAGGATGTTACTGATCTCAGCTTATTCTCAGACATGTCAATTCCTTGCCATGGCCGGCTTGTGGTCAGACATCTGCAGACGTTCCCGTCCTACAATATCCCAAAGCCGGCGTTAGCTCACGTCCCTGTGGCTGGCTGGTGTCGTTACAGACAAACCGCCCCTTTAAAAACTCTGTTCCCAGGCCCCTCAAATTTAGGGGTGACCATTGGGCCATTGATCTGTGCCAAAGTTCATAGGCCCCCCAAGCTTTATGGTATGTTCAGGTTTCCCATTGCTGAGCCCGTCCGCATAAGACTGGGGCGCTGACCGATGCTTTAGCCACATAAGAATTTGCttctctttctgtgtgtgtgtctgtgtataaaTAGAATCTGTATTAAAAAATCTGCcacgttcctgctcctccccctccctcccggagcttgctacagctgtttggcagtgggagGAGCGGGTACATGgagcgctcaggggaggaggcggaggaggaaaggtgtggggggtaggggagcttggctgccggtgggtgcagagcacccactaatttttccccatgggtgctccagccccagagcacccacagagtcggtgcctatggctaCAGCCTTTGATTCCACGATCACACACTGTGCGTTCTCCACCGCAGCCCTGCCTCAGGGAATACGTCTTTTTCTTCTCGCTGGGGGGGCTACTCCAGGCGGGATTTCCCACCCAGCGTTCCAACCCTGCGCTGAGCTGAATGATGAGCTCACTGCCTGCGCCTGTCTCCAGAGTTCTCACCGTGGCAACTGAGAGCGTCACAAACATTATTGACCTGGTGGGACCCGGGAAACTGGGTTTGGCTCCACACACATGATGCTGGGTGTGGTTCTCACACTAGGCAGTTCCCCGCCTCCCTCACCCCGATACAGCAGAGGTGCTCTGAGGCCGTGTCTATGCCAGTGGGGGATGGTCCCGCTACCGCGGGGAACTTTCCTGGAATCTGCACTGCCCCGGTGGTATCGGTTGGTGgcaggatctgagtcctcgctccaaGTCCTTCACCCAGAGGCCGGCCTGCtctcgagggctccccttcctcccacctgCATGGCAGAATctttgtaaccccaacaaggctgggcccaggatcccTGGGGGGCTGCACCCCCAGTCTTCTCGTGGTCACTTAGGCCAGGGGCTCGTGGGTAGGGTTGCCAGACGTTTGGTTTTTTGACCGGAAGGATCAAAGCACTCAGCTGAGCATCACCGTTCTGTCGACCTAAGCTTTCAGCATGGACCAAGCCCGGATCATAAACGACTCGGCCAGTCACATCTGGGCCCCTCTTTCTGGGCCAGATGTCATGGGCTGCACGGCGAACTCACGGGGGGACATTCGTCAGCCTGGGCTGTGCAGAAAACCAGACTGGATCACCGTGACAGTTCCTTGGCCGTCAATTCTATGCCGGGGAATCTCTTACCTTCAGCCCCCTGTGTGTCAGTGAGCAGAACAGAGATGGGGCGTCTTCCTTTCTTCTCCCGGCCTGAGCTCCTCTTCCCTATAGATTTATATATACATACGCAGCAGGCCCCTGCATCATATAGAAAGTGGAATCACTTTCTGACAATGATTTCCGATAACACAGCAGTTAGCGATCTCTCATAAACAGGGCTGGAATGATGGGAAACCAGGTGATAATCCTTTCCCAAGAGAGCTGCCTGGATTTAACCCTTCTCTAGCCAACCCTCTCTGTGTTTCCGAGGCCTCGCTAAGGCAAACCAGTTGATGCAGGTGAACGTCAGTCAGATGTCACAGAGTGAAGCCAAGCAGCTGGACTGGGTTCTTAAAGctcatttcatagagtctaaggaCAGAAGAGGGCGGTAAGACagtctagtctgacttcctgaatATCCCACGCCAAATAACCTCCCCCTGTGAGTTCTGCACGCAGCCCAtatcgggggggcgggggtgagtgGAAATGAGCCACATCCTTCAGAAAGAAGTGTCTTGATTTaagaatggagaatccaccctgtCCCTATCTCCTgggagttaggactcctgggttctatcccagctgttGGAGGGAAGGGGTCTAGGAATTAGGTCACAGGGAGGGATACAACTCAGGACTTCTG
This genomic window from Mauremys mutica isolate MM-2020 ecotype Southern chromosome 17, ASM2049712v1, whole genome shotgun sequence contains:
- the LOC123351800 gene encoding phospholipase A2 inhibitor and Ly6/PLAUR domain-containing protein-like gives rise to the protein MVSFILCLLPALLATSAQAQSTKCHQCSGSADSSCQPAAGTCAVTAGTGGCIIVAEENTLIGGKTTGFASDCLDDYNIGIKDPVTVTLGNGKYLRINTTRCNDTDNCNSGTLAVPTGSTTVNGLQCPTCFALNVTVCNSQITPCTGDETYCIDFAGTIQNGTSSDISTFVAKGCATASTKDIPAGIPLVSAFSTYNLTKATSNPAEKTPPSGASPALGRFSFALYLPGLTGLLLVKLLA